A genomic region of Fluviispira vulneris contains the following coding sequences:
- a CDS encoding cytochrome c3 family protein: protein MEPIFPKWTNRIPLYAGIGVSLLLIAIVAGIWYYFSPKFLAVGYEPDQPIAFSHQLHAGQMGIDCSYCHVGVEKTSFSPIPPTDTCMGCHNKVKKDSPRLKVLRESYENKTPIPWVRVHALPRYSHFDHSAHLTAGVGCVSCHDRVDKMQTVRMASPLSMGWCLDCHRNPLPNIRPQSELKNMIYNPHAEGYDPLKDPDYKGKLIQGPQACGACHY, encoded by the coding sequence GTGGAACCGATATTTCCAAAATGGACAAACCGAATTCCTCTATACGCTGGTATAGGTGTTTCGTTACTGTTGATAGCGATTGTTGCAGGGATTTGGTACTATTTTTCGCCAAAATTTTTGGCAGTTGGTTATGAGCCTGATCAACCGATTGCATTTAGTCACCAGCTTCATGCAGGACAAATGGGTATTGATTGCAGCTATTGCCATGTTGGGGTCGAAAAAACATCTTTTTCACCTATTCCTCCAACAGACACATGCATGGGTTGTCATAATAAAGTTAAAAAAGACAGTCCAAGACTAAAAGTATTACGTGAAAGTTATGAAAATAAAACCCCAATTCCTTGGGTTAGAGTTCATGCTTTGCCGCGTTATTCACATTTTGATCACAGCGCGCATTTAACTGCTGGTGTGGGATGTGTGTCGTGCCATGATAGAGTGGATAAAATGCAAACTGTGCGTATGGCATCTCCGTTGAGTATGGGGTGGTGTCTTGATTGTCACAGAAATCCATTACCTAATATCAGACCGCAGAGTGAACTAAAAAATATGATTTATAATCCACATGCAGAAGGATATGATCCTTTAAAAGATCCAGATTATAAAGGTAAATTAATTCAAGGCCCACAAGCTTGTGGGGCTTGTCACTATTGA
- the cyoE gene encoding heme o synthase yields the protein MSKKNSTFKDYIELCKPRITFFCIIMTAGGVVLAPGNISLLSFIMTLVGTALSVASANTFNMIYERNSDKLMKRTRARPIAMGRVKVKNALIYATILGMLSIFILSFFVNSLTAILSFAAIASYSLIYTPLKSKTPLALVIGAFPGAMPPLLGWTAVNNQIDLAGLALFGVLFAWQMPHFIAIAIYHKDDYAKANIKVVPAVRGDQVAKTQAFFWSIALILISFLLVPLKVGGLVYFIIAIALGIWFLRLSIIGLKKDLMPNWPRKFFLASLVYLPVLVFALVIDRFVTLILNN from the coding sequence ATGTCTAAAAAAAATTCTACTTTTAAAGATTATATTGAACTTTGTAAACCACGGATAACATTTTTTTGTATTATAATGACCGCTGGTGGTGTTGTTCTCGCTCCGGGTAATATTAGTTTATTATCATTTATTATGACACTTGTTGGTACTGCATTATCTGTAGCATCTGCAAATACGTTCAATATGATCTATGAACGTAATTCTGATAAACTTATGAAAAGAACAAGAGCGCGTCCAATTGCAATGGGTCGGGTTAAAGTCAAAAACGCACTTATTTATGCAACCATTCTTGGAATGTTAAGTATTTTTATTTTATCTTTTTTTGTAAATTCTTTGACTGCAATATTATCTTTTGCTGCAATAGCAAGTTATAGTTTAATTTACACTCCATTAAAATCTAAAACTCCTTTGGCATTAGTGATAGGTGCATTTCCGGGTGCAATGCCACCGTTGCTAGGTTGGACTGCTGTTAATAATCAAATAGATTTAGCTGGATTGGCTTTATTTGGAGTATTATTTGCATGGCAGATGCCCCATTTCATAGCTATAGCTATTTATCATAAAGATGATTATGCAAAAGCAAATATAAAAGTTGTTCCAGCTGTGCGTGGAGATCAGGTTGCAAAAACTCAGGCTTTTTTCTGGTCTATAGCATTGATTCTCATCAGTTTTTTGCTTGTTCCTTTAAAAGTTGGTGGTCTGGTTTATTTCATAATTGCGATTGCTTTAGGAATTTGGTTTTTGCGTTTGAGTATTATCGGATTAAAAAAAGACCTAATGCCAAATTGGCCACGCAAATTCTTTTTGGCGTCTCTTGTTTACTTACCGGTTTTGGTTTTTGCTTTAGTTATTGATAGATTTGTCACTCTCATTCTTAATAATTAA